The following are encoded in a window of Polynucleobacter sp. VK25 genomic DNA:
- a CDS encoding queuosine precursor transporter, with the protein MDLPRHHRYYDLILAAFVVVLLCSNFIGAGKAAVVDLPYFGSVPFGAGILFFPIAYFFGDILTEVYGYAYDRRAVWAGFAALAFAAIMAQIVIALPVASGEYMANYQQGLETVFGNSWRIALASMFSFWCGSLVNGYVLAKMKVWTQGRFLWMRTIGSTAVGEMVDSSFFYVLAFYGIWPTHEIIQVALAQYVLKTSWEVLATPMTYWVVNFLKRKENEDFYDIHTNFTPFRVKV; encoded by the coding sequence ATGGACTTACCAAGACATCATCGCTATTACGACCTCATTTTGGCCGCCTTTGTGGTCGTTTTGTTGTGCTCGAATTTTATTGGTGCCGGCAAGGCGGCGGTAGTGGATTTGCCGTACTTTGGGTCCGTTCCGTTTGGTGCGGGAATCCTATTTTTCCCAATTGCCTATTTCTTTGGCGATATTCTCACCGAGGTCTACGGATACGCCTACGATCGCAGGGCGGTTTGGGCAGGTTTTGCTGCCCTCGCATTTGCAGCCATCATGGCGCAGATTGTCATCGCCTTGCCAGTAGCGTCAGGTGAATATATGGCCAATTACCAGCAAGGCCTCGAAACGGTTTTTGGTAATTCATGGCGTATTGCCTTAGCTTCCATGTTCTCGTTTTGGTGTGGCAGTCTTGTAAATGGCTATGTTTTGGCCAAAATGAAAGTTTGGACTCAGGGGCGCTTTCTGTGGATGAGGACGATTGGCTCTACCGCGGTAGGGGAGATGGTTGATTCTTCATTCTTCTATGTGTTGGCTTTCTATGGTATCTGGCCAACCCATGAAATCATTCAGGTAGCGCTGGCTCAATACGTCCTGAAGACCTCCTGGGAAGTTCTGGCAACCCCGATGACCTATTGGGTCGTGAACTTCCTTAAGCGTAAGGAAAATGAGGATTTCTATGATATTCATACGAATTTCACCCCATTTAGGGTCAAAGTCTAA
- the gloA gene encoding lactoylglutathione lyase produces MMILHTMLRVGDLNRSVDFYTKVLGMNLLRTTERPEQKYSLAFVGYGKGNGDGQSEIELTFNHGVHSYDLGTAYGHIAIEVPDAYAACTAIKAAGGNVTREAGPVAGGDTIIAFVTDPDGYKIELIQR; encoded by the coding sequence ATGATGATCCTACACACTATGCTGCGCGTCGGCGACTTAAATCGCTCTGTTGATTTCTACACCAAAGTTTTGGGCATGAATTTATTGCGCACGACAGAGCGTCCTGAGCAGAAATATTCATTGGCTTTTGTGGGATACGGTAAAGGCAATGGTGACGGCCAATCCGAGATTGAGCTTACCTTCAACCACGGCGTTCATTCCTATGATTTAGGCACAGCATACGGACACATTGCAATCGAAGTTCCTGATGCTTATGCCGCTTGCACAGCCATCAAGGCTGCAGGTGGCAATGTCACTCGTGAGGCCGGTCCAGTTGCTGGTGGAGATACCATCATCGCCTTCGTTACCGACCCCGATGGCTACAAAATAGAACTCATTCAGCGCTAA
- a CDS encoding ABC-F family ATPase produces MLSASNITMQFGAKPLFENISVKFGGGNRYGLIGANGCGKSTFMKILGGELEPTSGNVSLDPGIRLGKLRQDQFAYEDVRVLDVVMMGHEEMWRAAAERDAIYANPDATDEDYMKAAELEGKYAEYGGYTAEAKAGELLLGIGIPIEQHNGPMSNVAPGWKLRVLLAQALFSDPDVLLLDEPTNNLDIHSIHWLEDILNQIKSTIVIISHDRHFLNEVCTHMADMDYGTLKVYPGNYDSYMLASVQARTQQLSNNVKAKEKIAELAAFVARFSANASKARQATSRQRQLEKIEIVEVKPSSRQNPFIRFDTEKKLHNMAVECNALTKAYDRVIFKNFKLGVRAGEKIAIIGQNGAGKTTLLKTILSKRFEGIAADSGDVKWAENANVGVMPQDNTEMFAKDELLMDWMNWWRNTGDDDQVIRGTLGRLLFSGDDIGKSVKVLSGGEKGRMIWGKLMLQKYNVLAMDEPTNHMDMESIESLQIALEKFDGTLIFVSHDREFVSALANRILEVKMDGTVTDYSGTYEEYLRSQALEG; encoded by the coding sequence GTGCTGTCAGCATCTAATATCACCATGCAGTTTGGGGCAAAGCCTCTGTTTGAAAATATTTCCGTGAAGTTTGGCGGCGGTAATCGTTATGGTCTGATCGGCGCAAACGGTTGCGGCAAATCGACCTTCATGAAAATTTTAGGTGGCGAGCTCGAGCCAACCAGCGGTAATGTGAGTTTGGATCCTGGCATTCGTTTGGGTAAGTTGCGTCAGGATCAATTTGCTTACGAGGATGTGCGCGTACTAGATGTAGTGATGATGGGTCACGAAGAAATGTGGAGGGCTGCTGCTGAGCGCGATGCAATCTACGCTAATCCAGACGCTACTGATGAAGATTACATGAAGGCTGCCGAGCTTGAAGGTAAGTATGCTGAATACGGTGGCTATACAGCAGAAGCTAAAGCAGGCGAATTGTTATTGGGTATTGGCATTCCTATCGAACAACACAACGGGCCTATGAGCAATGTTGCCCCAGGTTGGAAGTTGCGTGTGTTGCTTGCGCAAGCATTGTTCTCCGATCCAGATGTCTTGTTGCTAGATGAGCCAACCAATAACTTGGATATTCATTCCATTCATTGGCTTGAGGACATCCTGAATCAAATTAAGAGCACCATTGTGATCATTTCCCATGACCGTCACTTCCTCAATGAAGTCTGTACGCACATGGCCGATATGGACTATGGAACCTTAAAGGTTTACCCAGGCAACTACGACTCCTATATGTTGGCATCGGTGCAGGCTCGTACACAACAGTTAAGCAATAACGTAAAAGCCAAAGAAAAAATTGCTGAATTAGCTGCTTTCGTGGCGCGCTTCTCTGCAAATGCTTCGAAGGCTCGTCAAGCGACTTCACGTCAGAGGCAGCTGGAGAAGATTGAGATTGTTGAAGTGAAGCCTTCTTCACGTCAAAATCCATTCATACGTTTTGACACTGAGAAGAAGTTGCATAACATGGCAGTTGAGTGCAATGCACTGACCAAAGCTTATGACCGCGTTATCTTCAAGAATTTCAAATTAGGCGTGCGCGCTGGCGAGAAAATTGCCATCATTGGTCAAAACGGTGCTGGTAAGACAACCCTATTAAAAACAATCTTGAGTAAGCGCTTTGAAGGTATTGCTGCCGATAGCGGTGATGTGAAATGGGCTGAGAACGCCAATGTTGGTGTGATGCCTCAAGACAATACCGAGATGTTCGCCAAAGACGAATTGCTCATGGACTGGATGAATTGGTGGCGCAACACTGGCGACGATGATCAAGTCATCCGTGGCACATTAGGTCGTCTCTTGTTCTCTGGTGATGACATTGGCAAGTCCGTTAAGGTTCTATCTGGTGGTGAAAAGGGCAGAATGATTTGGGGCAAACTCATGCTCCAAAAATATAACGTCTTGGCAATGGATGAGCCAACCAACCATATGGATATGGAATCAATCGAGAGCTTACAAATTGCACTTGAGAAATTCGATGGCACGCTCATATTTGTTTCTCATGACCGTGAGTTCGTATCTGCTTTAGCGAATCGCATCTTGGAGGTGAAGATGGATGGAACGGTTACCGATTACTCAGGCACTTACGAAGAGTATTTGCGTAGCCAAGCGCTTGAGGGCTAA
- a CDS encoding YeeE/YedE family protein: MKKHFGLLSQYAIGVLFGWGLIISGMSNPQKILGFLDLAGNWDPSLMFVMLGAVIVGLGGFYVVSKRTEAFFGGALHIPTRRDITKPLIVGSLIFGAGWGIAGFCPGPALVALGAGHLKALVFVIAMLVGMEICERFFTAHRAKPNI; encoded by the coding sequence ATGAAAAAACATTTTGGTCTTTTGAGTCAGTACGCTATTGGCGTCCTCTTTGGTTGGGGCTTGATCATCTCGGGCATGAGTAATCCCCAGAAGATCTTGGGATTCTTAGATTTAGCTGGTAATTGGGATCCTTCATTGATGTTCGTGATGTTGGGTGCGGTCATAGTAGGTCTTGGCGGGTTTTACGTAGTTAGTAAAAGAACGGAAGCTTTTTTTGGTGGCGCCTTGCATATCCCAACTCGTAGGGATATCACGAAGCCGCTCATTGTTGGCAGCCTCATTTTTGGTGCAGGTTGGGGCATTGCTGGTTTTTGTCCTGGTCCAGCCCTAGTGGCTTTGGGCGCTGGTCACCTCAAAGCCTTGGTGTTTGTCATTGCAATGCTTGTAGGTATGGAAATCTGCGAGCGTTTCTTTACTGCCCATAGAGCCAAACCAAACATCTAA
- a CDS encoding TIGR01244 family sulfur transferase: MSLPISCHNDQFGTLGQIDPSHLAEIAQQGYKSVINNRPDGEGGPDQPTSASIQAEAEKLGLNYAYLPVVPSAMTVEQVREMARLLKTMPGPVLAFCRSGARSTNLYQLALQVG; encoded by the coding sequence ATGAGTCTTCCAATTTCTTGCCATAACGACCAGTTTGGCACTCTCGGTCAGATCGATCCAAGTCACTTGGCTGAAATTGCTCAGCAGGGCTATAAGAGCGTAATTAATAATCGCCCTGATGGTGAAGGTGGTCCAGACCAGCCAACCAGTGCAAGCATTCAAGCGGAAGCAGAAAAATTGGGATTGAATTACGCTTATTTACCAGTCGTGCCTAGCGCTATGACTGTTGAACAAGTGAGAGAGATGGCGCGTTTGCTAAAGACAATGCCTGGTCCAGTTTTAGCATTCTGCCGTTCTGGTGCGCGCTCAACTAATCTATATCAACTTGCGCTGCAAGTGGGTTAA
- a CDS encoding GNAT family N-acetyltransferase: MAPPDSFQLEILDRLSDIPSNDWNALLPADAGPFLRHEFLSALEETGCVGGNTGWQVAHLLLRDDQRLIGALPLYLKQHSYGEFVFDWSWAQAYEQQGMQYFPKALCAIPFTPVQGSRILSLSGDGIDASGVARRLIEGLKALVLQNDLSSAHVLFPYATELEALKEHGFMLRDSVQFHWHNQGFENFEHFLSALTMKRRKNIRREREQVARELISFRHIPGESSTNADWEFFYRCYANTYLEHRSSPYLNEAFFKLWAQRMPENLHLIIAERNGSPIASSLLVVDPTTSKAYGRYWGAIEHVPCLHFETAYYQAIEYCISQKIQTFEGGAQGEQKMARGFLPKTIQSAHFIADPQFAKAVKHFLDREHQGIGAYVDELAEHSPLKSSKVQP; the protein is encoded by the coding sequence GTGGCTCCGCCCGATTCTTTTCAATTAGAAATACTCGATCGCTTAAGCGATATCCCCAGTAATGACTGGAACGCCTTGCTTCCTGCAGATGCAGGACCTTTTCTTCGCCATGAATTTCTCAGTGCGCTAGAAGAAACTGGTTGCGTTGGCGGCAATACAGGTTGGCAAGTTGCGCACCTTCTTTTACGAGATGATCAGAGGCTGATAGGCGCCCTACCTCTCTACCTAAAACAACATTCTTACGGAGAATTTGTATTTGACTGGTCGTGGGCACAAGCTTATGAGCAGCAAGGAATGCAATATTTTCCCAAAGCACTCTGCGCCATTCCATTCACCCCAGTTCAGGGCTCAAGGATTTTGAGTCTTAGTGGGGACGGTATTGATGCTAGCGGAGTTGCTAGGCGTTTGATAGAGGGTCTAAAAGCTTTGGTTCTGCAAAACGATTTGTCATCGGCGCATGTATTGTTTCCCTATGCAACCGAATTAGAGGCTTTGAAGGAGCACGGTTTTATGTTGCGTGACTCTGTGCAATTTCATTGGCATAACCAGGGCTTTGAAAATTTCGAGCATTTTCTATCAGCTCTTACGATGAAGCGTCGAAAAAATATTCGGCGGGAACGCGAACAGGTAGCGCGAGAGCTTATTAGCTTTAGACACATCCCTGGAGAGTCTTCAACTAATGCCGATTGGGAGTTCTTCTATCGGTGCTATGCCAATACCTATTTAGAGCATCGCTCTAGCCCTTATTTGAATGAGGCTTTTTTTAAGCTATGGGCGCAGCGCATGCCTGAGAATCTGCACCTCATTATTGCTGAGCGCAATGGCAGTCCAATCGCCTCATCATTGCTGGTGGTTGACCCTACAACCTCGAAGGCTTATGGAAGATATTGGGGTGCTATTGAGCATGTGCCCTGCTTACACTTTGAAACCGCTTACTATCAGGCGATCGAATATTGTATTTCTCAAAAGATTCAAACTTTTGAAGGTGGGGCCCAAGGAGAGCAAAAGATGGCACGCGGATTTTTACCTAAGACTATTCAATCTGCCCATTTCATTGCCGATCCGCAATTTGCTAAGGCGGTAAAACACTTCTTAGATCGTGAGCATCAAGGTATTGGCGCCTATGTTGATGAGCTCGCCGAGCACAGTCCTTTGAAATCGTCTAAAGTACAGCCATGA
- a CDS encoding YeeE/YedE family protein, whose protein sequence is MDVVDIKSLSQSVLWATFAITFFLGAVMQKTGFCSMGAVSDVFIMSSWDRLKQWFLAIGVAIIGFTLMSYFGWIDPLKSMYTGSKFLWLSTIVGSILFGIGMVLASGCGSKTLIRIGGGNLKSIVVFMVLGLTAYMTMRGFLGVIRINTLDTFFIAFNTPQDLPSLLSAPLGVARPTLHLALGLIIGSAFITYALVSKAFWTAENLFAGISVGLAICAVWWVSGNLGFVAEDPNTLEEVFLLTNSGRMESLSFVAPYAYSLDWLMMYSDTSKVITIGIMAVLGMILGSAVISIATKSFRWESFRNTEDTANHLVGAALMGFGGVTALGCTVGQGLSGISTLALGSLLALPGFIFGAYLGLRYLQKRLAPNPCS, encoded by the coding sequence ATGGATGTTGTTGATATTAAATCTTTAAGTCAGTCAGTTCTTTGGGCAACCTTTGCCATTACCTTTTTTCTTGGTGCAGTCATGCAAAAGACAGGTTTTTGCAGCATGGGTGCCGTATCAGATGTATTCATTATGTCTAGTTGGGATCGTCTGAAGCAGTGGTTCCTGGCTATTGGCGTTGCCATTATTGGATTTACTTTAATGTCTTATTTCGGGTGGATTGATCCTCTGAAGAGTATGTATACCGGAAGCAAATTTTTATGGCTTTCCACAATTGTGGGCAGCATTTTGTTCGGCATCGGGATGGTTTTGGCTTCAGGTTGTGGCAGCAAAACTTTGATCCGTATCGGCGGCGGTAATTTAAAGTCTATCGTTGTGTTTATGGTGCTGGGTCTAACGGCTTATATGACGATGCGTGGGTTCTTAGGTGTTATTCGCATTAATACCCTGGATACTTTCTTTATTGCATTTAATACTCCACAGGATCTTCCGAGTCTTTTAAGTGCGCCTCTGGGCGTTGCTCGTCCAACCCTGCATCTGGCTCTCGGGTTGATCATTGGCTCTGCATTTATTACATATGCCTTGGTGAGTAAAGCATTTTGGACTGCTGAAAATCTATTTGCTGGCATTTCAGTTGGTTTGGCAATTTGTGCCGTATGGTGGGTCTCAGGCAATCTTGGTTTTGTTGCTGAAGATCCAAATACTTTAGAAGAAGTTTTTTTGCTTACGAACTCGGGGCGTATGGAAAGTTTGTCTTTTGTAGCGCCTTACGCCTATTCACTTGACTGGTTAATGATGTACAGCGATACCTCGAAAGTGATAACAATTGGCATTATGGCTGTTTTGGGAATGATTTTGGGGTCGGCTGTGATTTCTATTGCGACAAAATCATTTCGCTGGGAATCCTTCCGCAACACTGAAGACACTGCGAATCATTTGGTCGGTGCTGCATTGATGGGCTTTGGTGGTGTGACCGCTTTAGGTTGTACAGTGGGGCAGGGTTTGAGTGGTATTTCAACGCTAGCCCTGGGATCATTACTGGCATTACCAGGATTTATTTTCGGAGCTTATTTAGGCTTGCGTTACTTGCAAAAACGTCTTGCCCCTAACCCTTGCAGCTAA
- a CDS encoding thioesterase family protein, whose amino-acid sequence MRITIPEERKLVHEMIMPIRWGDMDAYGHVNNTIYFRYMEQARCEWITSMGYDVAPGRESMLMLNGFCNFYQQLTFPGELILKTSIGAIGRTSLDLYTSMALTTSPEVEAAIGGATMVWVDLTTNKSAPWPEHVLEKLR is encoded by the coding sequence ATGCGCATCACCATTCCAGAAGAGAGAAAACTGGTTCATGAAATGATCATGCCCATTCGTTGGGGTGATATGGATGCGTATGGGCACGTTAACAATACTATTTACTTTCGGTATATGGAGCAAGCGCGCTGCGAGTGGATTACTTCCATGGGTTACGATGTTGCTCCTGGTCGTGAGTCGATGTTGATGCTCAATGGCTTCTGTAATTTTTATCAGCAGCTCACCTTTCCAGGCGAGTTGATCTTGAAGACTTCAATTGGTGCTATTGGTAGAACTAGTCTTGATCTCTACACCAGTATGGCTTTAACTACCTCACCCGAAGTGGAGGCTGCTATTGGTGGTGCCACTATGGTTTGGGTTGATCTCACTACCAATAAGTCTGCTCCATGGCCGGAGCATGTATTAGAGAAGTTGCGCTAG
- a CDS encoding YeeE/YedE family protein: MQIDWFSFTPIPSLLGGMILGIAAALYVLLHGRILGISGIVSGLLHPKLTDSAWRVSLVLGLVSAPFMAALFFGIFPVVEIESDWIAIVIAGLLVGFGAHYGSGCTSGHGICGLSRLSPRSLVATLSFMGAGFLTVFILRHLIGV; encoded by the coding sequence ATGCAAATTGACTGGTTCTCATTCACGCCCATCCCTTCCTTATTGGGTGGAATGATCCTTGGTATTGCTGCTGCACTCTACGTACTGCTGCATGGCCGTATTTTGGGCATCAGCGGCATTGTTTCTGGATTGCTACACCCCAAGCTGACTGATTCAGCCTGGCGTGTCAGTCTTGTCTTGGGTTTGGTATCGGCGCCATTTATGGCGGCACTATTTTTTGGAATATTCCCAGTTGTAGAAATTGAATCCGACTGGATTGCCATTGTGATTGCCGGTCTTCTGGTTGGCTTTGGTGCTCACTATGGATCTGGTTGTACAAGTGGGCATGGTATCTGCGGACTCTCGCGTTTATCGCCGCGATCTCTTGTTGCCACGCTCTCCTTTATGGGCGCAGGCTTCTTAACTGTTTTTATTCTTCGTCATTTGATCGGAGTCTAA
- a CDS encoding DUF1289 domain-containing protein, whose translation MNSEDTKPALQDGSHSLSTGDADSDSPCIGVCTTLYDEICQGCGRTLGEVSNWVFFSQEEKDSVWQRIRAEGTATRFQRQAKENKPT comes from the coding sequence ATGAATTCTGAAGACACCAAACCGGCCCTGCAAGATGGCTCTCATTCTCTCTCCACTGGGGATGCAGACTCTGACTCGCCTTGTATCGGTGTGTGTACTACGCTATACGATGAAATCTGCCAAGGGTGTGGGCGAACACTTGGCGAAGTGAGTAATTGGGTATTCTTTTCTCAAGAAGAAAAAGATTCTGTATGGCAGCGCATTCGAGCAGAAGGTACTGCGACTCGCTTTCAACGACAGGCCAAAGAAAATAAGCCCACTTAG
- the mnmH gene encoding tRNA 2-selenouridine(34) synthase MnmH, which produces MQPSNPHILRSDQFLSELDQFDLVIDVRSPAEFALDHIPGAVNYPVLNNEERATIGTLYKQESPFAAKKLGAALVSKNIATHLESHFLEFPREWRPLIYCWRGGERSGAFTHILNRIGWKAKQLEGGYQGFRRTVIDGLDHAAKQFSFQVICGMTGSGKTRVLQDIGALGAQILDLEGLAVHRGSVLGNEPNEDQPSQKGFETALWNALRLLHPSKPVFVESESKKVGGLHVPDALMEKIRNGACIELRSSTQTRVSWLIREYHHFLTDTDNFKQKLALLTTHYGKVQISKWNEAIDAGNFPELVEELLVRHYDPSYQSSIVRNFPQYKIENFVQLEDDSDEAFAKAAKAIVSELGSELAD; this is translated from the coding sequence GTGCAACCGAGTAATCCGCACATTCTCAGATCTGATCAATTTTTATCTGAGTTAGATCAGTTTGATTTAGTGATTGATGTCAGATCTCCAGCTGAGTTTGCGCTGGATCATATTCCAGGCGCAGTCAATTATCCGGTTTTGAATAACGAGGAGCGCGCCACAATTGGTACGCTCTATAAACAAGAATCTCCTTTTGCGGCCAAAAAACTTGGCGCCGCTTTAGTTTCTAAAAATATTGCTACACACCTAGAGAGTCACTTTCTAGAGTTCCCCCGTGAATGGCGTCCGTTAATTTATTGCTGGCGTGGCGGCGAAAGAAGTGGTGCGTTTACCCATATTCTCAATCGCATTGGCTGGAAAGCTAAACAGCTCGAGGGCGGATATCAGGGATTTAGAAGAACCGTCATTGACGGCCTGGACCATGCTGCAAAACAATTTTCATTTCAGGTTATTTGTGGAATGACGGGGAGCGGCAAAACAAGAGTCCTACAGGATATTGGCGCTCTAGGCGCTCAAATTCTAGATCTAGAGGGCTTGGCCGTGCACCGCGGCTCAGTGCTAGGTAACGAGCCCAACGAAGACCAGCCTTCGCAAAAAGGCTTTGAGACTGCCTTGTGGAACGCCTTGCGTTTGCTTCATCCTTCTAAGCCCGTATTTGTGGAGTCTGAAAGCAAAAAGGTAGGGGGCTTACACGTACCTGATGCCTTGATGGAAAAGATTCGCAATGGTGCCTGTATCGAATTGCGGTCGAGCACGCAGACTCGAGTTTCTTGGTTGATTCGTGAATATCATCACTTCTTAACGGATACCGATAATTTCAAGCAGAAGTTAGCTTTGCTCACTACCCATTATGGAAAAGTGCAAATCTCCAAATGGAATGAAGCTATTGATGCGGGTAATTTTCCAGAGCTGGTTGAAGAGTTGCTCGTAAGGCATTACGACCCCTCATACCAATCATCAATTGTGCGGAACTTTCCCCAATACAAGATCGAGAATTTTGTACAACTAGAAGATGATAGCGACGAGGCCTTTGCCAAAGCAGCAAAGGCCATCGTTTCTGAGCTTGGTTCTGAGTTAGCCGATTAA
- a CDS encoding acyl-CoA dehydrogenase, whose protein sequence is MSKSKASFNWADPLLLDTQLTEEERMVRDAAAEYAQGRLMPRIHDAYRNETTDPAIFREMGELGLLGITIPEQYGGANLNYVSYGLIAREIERVDSGYRSMMSVQSSLVMVPINEFGSEAQKQKYLPKLASGEWIGCFGLTEPNYGSDAGGMITRAKKVPGGFSLTGSKMWISNSPIADVFVVWAKNDEGIIRGYILEKGMKGLSAPKISGKMGLRASITGEIVMDEVFVPAENEFPEIEGLKGPFTCLNSARYGIAWGVLGAAEWCWYAARQYTMDRKQFGKPLAANQLIQKKLADMQTEVTLGLQGCLRLGRMKDEGIAAPEITSIMKRNSCGKSLDIARMARDMHGGNGISDEYGVVRHMLNLEVVNTYEGTHDIHALILGRAQTGIQAFS, encoded by the coding sequence ATGAGCAAAAGTAAGGCAAGCTTTAACTGGGCAGACCCCCTGCTTCTCGATACCCAGCTAACTGAAGAAGAGCGCATGGTTCGTGATGCAGCAGCTGAATACGCTCAAGGACGCCTCATGCCACGCATTCATGATGCTTACCGCAATGAAACAACTGACCCAGCCATCTTTCGTGAAATGGGTGAACTTGGTCTATTGGGTATCACTATTCCCGAACAATACGGCGGAGCAAATCTGAACTATGTTTCTTACGGTTTGATTGCTCGTGAAATTGAGCGTGTTGATTCTGGTTACCGTTCCATGATGAGTGTGCAGTCCTCCTTGGTCATGGTGCCCATTAATGAATTTGGTAGCGAAGCACAAAAGCAAAAGTATCTGCCTAAATTAGCGAGCGGCGAATGGATTGGTTGCTTTGGTTTAACAGAACCAAACTATGGTTCCGATGCTGGCGGCATGATTACTCGTGCCAAGAAAGTCCCTGGTGGATTTTCATTAACGGGTTCGAAGATGTGGATCTCCAATTCCCCAATTGCTGATGTATTTGTAGTGTGGGCGAAAAATGATGAAGGCATTATTCGTGGCTACATCCTTGAGAAAGGCATGAAGGGCTTAAGCGCTCCAAAAATCTCCGGCAAGATGGGTCTGCGCGCCTCCATCACGGGTGAAATCGTAATGGATGAAGTATTCGTGCCAGCTGAGAATGAATTCCCTGAAATTGAAGGCCTCAAAGGCCCCTTCACCTGCCTTAATTCAGCTCGTTATGGCATCGCCTGGGGTGTTTTGGGAGCTGCTGAATGGTGTTGGTATGCCGCTCGCCAATACACCATGGATCGGAAGCAATTTGGCAAGCCACTAGCCGCCAATCAATTGATTCAAAAGAAATTGGCTGACATGCAAACTGAAGTTACTCTTGGTCTCCAGGGTTGTTTGCGTTTAGGTCGCATGAAAGATGAAGGCATTGCTGCTCCAGAAATTACTTCCATCATGAAACGCAACTCTTGTGGCAAATCTTTGGACATTGCTCGTATGGCACGCGATATGCACGGTGGCAATGGTATTTCTGATGAGTACGGCGTTGTGCGTCACATGCTCAACTTAGAAGTTGTGAACACCTACGAGGGTACTCATGACATTCACGCCCTCATTCTGGGTCGTGCGCAAACTGGCATTCAAGCGTTCAGTTAA